One genomic window of Coffea eugenioides isolate CCC68of chromosome 1, Ceug_1.0, whole genome shotgun sequence includes the following:
- the LOC113770322 gene encoding DNA topoisomerase 6 subunit B: MEIGESSESPEGKKKSKSKTPRKPKDSVLKQKSPAEFFADNKNIAGFDNPGKCLYTTVRELVENALDSAESISKLPIVEITIEEIVRSKFNSMIGLAEHERVDEELYDDFESAKAREKRLAKEARIQEIQAKNANLGKKVKEPVASKAMKGRGETSYYRVTCKDNGKGMPHDDIPNMFGRVLSGTKYGLKQTRGKFGLGAKMALIWSKMSTGLPIEITSSMKGQNYTSFCRLDIDIHRNIPHIHVHEKQDKKERWHGAEIQIVIEGNWTTYRSKILHYMRQMAVITPYAEFLFRFLSDAPDKNVTVKFARRTDIMPPVPLETKYHPSAVDLLLIKRLIAETSKQNLLQLLQHEFVNISKSHAERLIGEMGPDFSHKMLVKSLTSQQIVRIHQLFRQAKFDDPSGDCLSPAGEYNLRLGIIKELHPDMVATYSGSAQVFEGHPFLVEAGVSVGGKDVKQGVNIFRFANRIPLLFEQGADVVTRTALKRINWNSYKINQAQDKIGVFVSIVSTKIPFKGTGKEYIGDDISEIAAAVKTSIQQCCTQLKSKILKRIQAREQQERKRNLSKYIPNVTGAIYDVLKEMSHLHASKRKRYTNEDAEVLNKVSNHIITRETLGEKLAQHVEQVDYEMALEYATQSGVNEEPRENIYIQTLEGESKFVDFQSPVFVFRLFQ; the protein is encoded by the exons ATGGAGATTGGAGAAAGTAGTGAGAGCccagaaggaaaaaagaaatccaAATCAAAGACTCCCAGAAAACCCAAAGATAGCGTGCTCAAACAGA AGTCTCCAGCTGAGTTTTTTGCAGATAATAAGAATATTGCTGGATTTGACAAT CCGGGAAAATGTTTATACACAACTGTAAGAGAGCTTGTTGAAAATGCGCTTGATTCTGCAGAGTCAATCTCGAAGCTTCCTATTGTTGAAATAACGAT TGAAGAGATAGTGAGAAGCAAATTCAATTCCATGATTGGGCTTGCTGAACATGAACGTGTTGATGAAGAGCTATATGATGATTTTGAGTCGGCCAAGGCTCGAGAG AAACGACTTGCCAAGGAAGCTCGCATTCAGGAGATCCAGGCAAAGAATGCTAATCTTGGAAAAAAAGTGAAAGAGCCAGTTGCTTCAAAGGCCATGAAGGGTCGTGGTGAAACCTCATACTATAGGGTGACTTGTAAG GATAATGGAAAAGGGATGCCCCATGATGATATCCCCAATATGTTTGGACGAG TTTTGTCTGGGACAAAATATGGCTTGAAGCAGACTCGTGGGAAATTTGGTCTTGGTGCTAAGATG GCCCTAATTTGGTCCAAGATGAGTACAGGACTTCCCATTGAAATCACATCATCAATGAAGGGCCAAAATTATACTTCATTTTGCAGGCTAGACATAGATATTCATAG GAACATCCCTCACATTCATGTACATGAAAAACAAGACAAGAAGGAGCGGTGGCATGGAGCTGAAATTCAGATAGTTATTGAGGGGAATTGGACAACATATCGG TCCAAGATTTTGCACTACATGCGTCAAATGGCTGTTATAACACCCTATGCTGAGTTTCTTTTCAGATTTCTGTCAGATGCACCAGA TAAAAATGTGACGGTAAAATTTGCGAGAAGGACAGACATAATGCCTCCGGTTCCTCTTGAGACCAAGTACCATCCATCAGCTGTTGATTTGCTCCTGATAAAGCGTCTTATTGCAGAGACTTCGAAGCAGAATCTCTTGCAACTCCTTCAGCATGAATTTGTGAACATTAGTAAATCTCATGCTGAGCGACTAATTG GGGAAATGGGACCAGATTTCAGTCACAAAATGCTGGTCAAGTCACTGACTTCCCAGCAAATAGTTCGTATCCATCAGTTGTTTCGTCAAGCCAAGTTTGATGATCCAAGTGGTGAT TGTCTTAGTCCTGCAGGGGAATACAACTTACGCTTGGGAATTATCAAGGAGTTACATCCAGACATGGTTGCTACTTATTCAGGAAG TGCTCAAGTATTTGAAGGCCACCCCTTTCTTGTCGAAGCTGGAGTCAGTGTTGGTGGAAAAGATGTTAAGCAA GGTGTGAACATATTCCGATTTGCTAACCGGATTCCACTTCTGTTCGAGCAAGGTGCTGATGTTGTCACTCGAACTGCTTTGAAGAGAATTAA TTGGAATAGCTACAAAATAAACCAGGCGCAGGACAAGATTGGTGTATTCGTCAGCATTGTAAGCACCAAAATACCTTTTAAAGGGACCGGGAAGGAATACATTGGAGATGACATAAGTGAGATAGCTGCTGCTGTTAAG ACATCCATTCAGCAGTGCTGTACTCAACTGAAATCCAAGATCCTTAAAAGAATTCAGGCTCGGGAGCAGCAGGAGAGGAAGCGAAATTTGAGCAA GTATATTCCTAATGTCACAGGTGCCATATATGACGTTCTGAAAGAGATGTCACATTTGCATGCATCTAAAAGGAAGCGTTATACTAATGAGGATGCAGAAGTTCTGAATAAGGTTTCAAATCATATAATTACAAGAGAAACACTTGGTGAAAAGCTTGCACAGCATGTCGAACAG GTGGACTATGAAATGGCTCTGGAATATGCCACACAAAGCGGAGTGAATGAGGAACCCAGGGAAAATATCTATATACAAACACTGGAAGGAGAAAGTAAATTTGTTGATTTCCAGAGTCCTGTATTTGTTTTCAGACTTTTCCAATAG
- the LOC113770407 gene encoding uncharacterized protein LOC113770407: MVRNIMYSLDERIEEMDVNYKKVLGNLAANLAATTLKVRSRYFHRIGAAGKGSLVFYKTIPGFPNHKIFSPGRCYPIIIRHSNCLSSDDDARRDPRGAAIRILSEGKSPLLDLTLKTGKAFHARTIGDFATWLVCSAAAREEHVKHAPHVRDAMWGSLRQPDSYAELHYYSNFSRLFRFENGQEMYVRFKLRPFNKNIAEDSGKVEPMGILPPDTGSIPRDEKDTRPLLFLAEDFQCRVNSPDKVRYVLQLQIRPVPEDASITEIALDCTKPWDETEFPYMEVGEIIIDEMLTKEESDGLEFNPFFRCHEVDVIRATSYNQSASLDHGRSVVYEICQHLRNSKPLPETWRIFLDRTDVKLDFSGCPMAAKLEKKELGKVTLARTWIDIEDGGFVGSRAVAMPGVTVESGGKLNALSLAMKGEIVG, translated from the exons ATGGTCAGAAACATCATGTATTCCTTGGATGAGAGGATAGAAGAGATGGATGTGAACTATAAGAAAGTTCTAGGAAATCTTGCTGCAAATTTAGCTGCCACAACCCTGAAAGTAAGATCAAGGTACTTCCATCGGATTGGCGCAGCTGGAAAGGGATCACTTGTTTTCTATAAAACCATACCAGGCTTCCCAAACCATAAGATCTTCTCTCCTGGAAGGTGTTACCCCATAATTATCCGCCACAGTAACTGCTTGAGTTCTGATGATGATGCTAGGCGCGATCCACGTGGTGCAGCAATAAGGATCCTGTCAGAAGGAAAAAGTCCTTTACTTGATTTGACGCTGAAAACAGGCAAGGCGTTCCACGCTCGTACAATAGGTGATTTTGCTACCTGGCTCGTATGTTCAGCTGCTGCACGAGAAGAGCATGTAAAACATGCTCCTCATGTACGGGATGCTATGTGGGGATCTCTTCGACAGCCAGACTCTTATGCTGAACTTCATTACTACTCCAATTTCAGCAGACTATTTAGATTCGAGAATGGACAAGAAATGTATGTCAGATTCAAGTTGAGGCCCTTCAACAAGAACATCGCTGAGGACTCGGGCAAGGTGGAGCCTATGGGTATACTTCCACCCGATACTGGTTCAATCCCTAGAGATGAGAAAGACACTCGCCCCCTACTCTTTTTAGCTGAAGATTTCCAGTGTCGCGTGAATTCTCCTGACAAGGTCCGTTACGTTCTTCAGTTGCAAATTCGGCCTGTTCCTGAGGATGCAAGTATAACTGAGATTGCACTAGACTGTACCAAGCCATGGGATGAAACTGAATTTCCGTATATGGAGGTGGGAGAGATAATTATTGATGAAATGCTGACCAAGGAAGAATCGGATGGCCTGGAGTTCAACCCATTTTTTCGATGTCACGAAGTGGATGTCATCAGGGCTACATCTTACAATCAAAGTGCCTCACTTGATCATGGCCGTTCAGTAGTCTATGAGATATGCCAACATTTAAGAAACAGCAAGCCACTTCCAGAGACATGGAGGATTTTCCTGGATCGAACTGATGTTAAACTGGATTTCTCAGGCTGTCCCATGGCAGCGAAGTTAGAGAAAAAGGAATTGGGCAAAGTGACATTGGCTAGAACCTGG ATTGATATTGAAGATGGTGGGTTTGTAGGAAGTAGAGCTGTGGCCATGCCTGGTGTGACTGTGGAAAGTGGGGGAAAACTTAATGCTCTCTCCTTAGCCATGAAAGGAGAGATTGTCGGGTAA